One segment of Sesamum indicum cultivar Zhongzhi No. 13 linkage group LG4, S_indicum_v1.0, whole genome shotgun sequence DNA contains the following:
- the LOC105159939 gene encoding homeobox-leucine zipper protein ATHB-13 — protein sequence MTCEMAFFHSNFMLQTPPHQEDHDQNHPSTSLPPISLPSCTPQEFHGGVASLLAGKRSSMSFSTGIDVCEDHMNNHNHGEDELSDDGSQVGEKKRRLNMEQVKTLEKNFELGNKLEPERKMQLARALGLQPRQIAIWFQNRRARWKTKQLEKDYDLLKRQFEAVKAENDALQAHNHKLHAEILALKSREPTESINLNKETEGSCSNRSENSSEIKLDISTTTPAATCTESPLSTHPIPRALFPSTSSLSRPGGVVAHQLFHNSSSRPEIHHCPKMDQTVKEESLCNMFVGMDDQTGFWPWLEQQNFN from the exons ATGACTTGTGAAATGGCCTTCTTCCACtccaatttcatgctgcaaACTCCTCCTCATCAAGAAGATCATGATCAGAATCACCCCTCTACATCTCTACCCCCAATTAGTCTTCCTTCTTGCACTCCCCAAGAATTTCATg GAGGTGTGGCTTCTCTACTAGCTGGGAAGAGATCATCCATGTCTTTCTCCACCGGCATCGACGTCTGCGAAGATCATATGAACAATCATAATCATGGGGAAGATGAATTATCAGACGATGGATCGCAGGTCGgggagaagaagaggaggcTTAACATGGAGCAAGTGAAAACACTGGAAAAGAATTTCGAATTGGGGAACAAGCTTGAGCCCGAAAGGAAAATGCAGCTGGCCCGGGCACTCGGGCTGCAGCCCAGACAGATCGCCATTTGGTTTCAGAACAGGAGGGCTAGATGGAAGACTAAACAACTGGAGAAAGATTATGATCTCCTCAAGAGACAGTTTGAAGCTGTCAAGGCAGAAAATGATGCCCTTCAGGCCCACAACCACAAACTTCATGCTGAG ATATTGGCACTGAAGAGTAGGGAACCAACAGAATCCATAAATCTGAACAAAGAAACAGAAGGTTCATGCAGTAACAGAAGTGAAAACAGCTCGGAAATAAAGCTGGATATTTCAACGACGACTCCAGCAGCCACCTGCACTGAGAGCCCATTATCAACACATCCCATTCCCAGGGCCCTCTTCCCGTCGACGTCTTCACTCAGCAGGCCCGGTGGAGTAGTAGCGCACCAGCTATTCCACAATTCTTCTTCCAGGCCCGAAATTCATCACTGCCCGAAAATGGACCAAACTGTTAAGGAAGAAAGCTTGTGCAACATGTTCGTTGGCATGGATGATCAGACAGGATTTTGGCCCTGGCTAGAgcaacaaaatttcaattaa